A DNA window from Impatiens glandulifera chromosome 7, dImpGla2.1, whole genome shotgun sequence contains the following coding sequences:
- the LOC124946260 gene encoding glutaredoxin-C9-like — protein sequence MSKLTIPIPIPKDDYHVMKNMISQNAVTIVGMRDCCMVHVVEHLIHGFGARLTTYNIDEEDKMNALDQLGRIINGVGEDKVSYKQLPLVFIGGRLFGGVDRVISSHVRAELIPALKEVGAMWV from the coding sequence ATGTCCAAGTTGACGATCCCGATCCCAATCCCAAAAGATGATTATCATGTCATGAAGAACATGATATCTCAGAATGCGGTGACCATTGTGGGGATGCGTGATTGTTGCATGGTCCATGTTGTGGAGCATCTGATTCATGGTTTTGGAGCAAGACTAACAACATACAATATTGATGAAGAAGACAAAATGAATGCGCTTGATCAATTAGGACGAATTATCAATGGTGTCGGAGAAGATAAGGTTAGTTATAAGCAGCTTCCGTTAGTTTTTATTGGAGGGAGGCTTTTTGGAGGAGTGGATCGAGTAATTTCAAGTCATGTTAGGGCAGAGTTGATCCCTGCTTTAAAAGAAGTTGGAGCAATGTGGGTTTGA